The nucleotide window GTCGCCTTCGGCATGGCAACGCCGACCGGTTTCATCGCCTCCACCGGTGTGGGCGGACTGGCGCTCGGCGGCGGCATCGGTTATCTGTCGCGCCGCTTCGGGCTTACCGTGGACAACCTGCTCAGTGCGGACGTGGTCCTCGCGGACGGGCGGCTGGTCACTGCGGACGAGCACAATTATGCTGACCTGTTCTGGGCCCTGCGCGGCGGCGGCGGCAACTTCGGCGTCGTTACCTCTTTCACCTTCCGATGCCACGATATCGGCGAGAACGGCACCATCATCGGCGGTCCGGTGCTCTATGACCTGGCAGACACCGCCGCTGTGATGCGGTGGTACCGCGAACTGTTGCCGTCCCTGCCGGAGGAACTCAACGGCTGGCTCGGTCTGATCACCATTCCGCCGGCACCGCCGTTCCCCGAGGAGCTCTGGGGCCGAAAGTCTTGTGCCATCGTCTGGTGCTACACCGGTAGCCATGACAAGGCGAACGACGTCCTGGCACCCGTCCGCGATTTCGGCGCGCCGCTGGTAGTGGGCTTGCAGGAGATGCCGTTCACCGTCCTGCAGTCAGCGTTCGACGGACTCTATCCGCCCGGGCTTCAGTGGTATTGGAAAGCGGACTTCGTTCACGAGATTTCAGACGAAGCGATCGGAATCCACGAAAAGTACGGCGCGTCGCTGCCTACCGGGCATTCGACCATGCATCTGTACCCGATCGACGGCGCCGCGGCACGCATCCCGGAAACTGCCACGGCGTTCGCCTACCGTGGTGGCGGTTGGGCAGGGGTCATTGTCGGTGTCGACCCGGATCCGGCCAACGCACAGCTCATCACCGATTGGGCCAAAGCATATTGGGAGGAGCTGCATCCGACTACTGCCGGCGGCGCCTACATCAATTTCATGATGGGCGAGGGCGAGGAGCGTATCCGTGCGTCCTATCTGGACAACTATGACCGGTTGGCACAGATCAAGGCTAAGTACGATCCGCAGAATCTGTTTCACATCAACCAGAACATTTCACCGGCGGCGGCTGCGTAGCAACAGCCGGAGCTTGCACGCGGTCTGGCTAGACTGATGCTGTGCTTAAGGTCGGTCTGACAGGCGGCATTGCCGCGGGTAAATCCCTAGTGGCGCGGCGGCTGCGTGAACGCGGCGCGCTGCTGATCGATGCCGACGTGCTCGCTCGCGAAGTAGTCGAACCGGGGACGCCCGGCTTGCAGGCCGTGGTGGAGGCGTTCGGGAAAGAGATTCTGACCGACGACGGCGGACTGGACCGTCCGGCGCTCGGCGCTGCTGTTTTCGGTGACCATGCGAAACGCGAACAGCTCAACGCCATCATCCACCCGCTGGTCCGTGCACGTTCGGCGCAGCTGGTTGCAGATGCCGAGCCGGAACGAATCGTCGTTCAGGACATCCCGCTGCTGGTGGAAACCGGGCAGGGGTCGCGGTTCCACTTGGTTCTTGTGGTGGATGCACCCGAGGAAGTCCGGATCCGGCGCATGATCTCTGACCGCGGCATGGCCGAGGCCGACGCCCGGGCACGCATTGCAGCGCAGGCGACGCATGCCAAGCGCCTGGCCGCGGCCGACGTCGTACTGGAAAACGTGGAATCGCAGGAAGCCATTCTTGCGCGGGTGGACCGCCTCTGGGATG belongs to Arthrobacter crystallopoietes and includes:
- a CDS encoding FAD-binding oxidoreductase; translated protein: MNTMTQTAGRAGSVAPPYAELATKLRGALITPDDAGYDGARAVYNAMIDRRPAAIARVADAADVVQCVNFARVHGVELAVRGGGHNAGGLGVWNHALVIDLGAMRSTTPDPAGHRVRVDGGCTWSDVDHSTVAFGMATPTGFIASTGVGGLALGGGIGYLSRRFGLTVDNLLSADVVLADGRLVTADEHNYADLFWALRGGGGNFGVVTSFTFRCHDIGENGTIIGGPVLYDLADTAAVMRWYRELLPSLPEELNGWLGLITIPPAPPFPEELWGRKSCAIVWCYTGSHDKANDVLAPVRDFGAPLVVGLQEMPFTVLQSAFDGLYPPGLQWYWKADFVHEISDEAIGIHEKYGASLPTGHSTMHLYPIDGAAARIPETATAFAYRGGGWAGVIVGVDPDPANAQLITDWAKAYWEELHPTTAGGAYINFMMGEGEERIRASYLDNYDRLAQIKAKYDPQNLFHINQNISPAAAA